From Bosea sp. NBC_00550, the proteins below share one genomic window:
- a CDS encoding TetR/AcrR family transcriptional regulator, translated as MSGASTRERILDAAERTFAERGGADGASMRDLAAAADVRLSQLSYYFGSKEALYRAVFARRADALALARGTALGVAMAVSAPDIRAVVEAFIGPSVRQRFAEGVQGAAFAQLTAREAVDPREAARGVLAEHFDPTASDFLAAFARLYPGSSPACRVDAYLFMVGALVMTMASGDRAARLDQERRDAPPGENTELLLEHLITFCAAGIVGLLARRNGGSAGA; from the coding sequence ATGTCAGGGGCGTCGACGCGCGAGCGCATTCTCGACGCTGCGGAGCGGACATTCGCGGAACGTGGCGGCGCCGATGGCGCTTCGATGCGGGATCTCGCGGCCGCGGCTGACGTCCGGCTTTCGCAGCTGAGCTATTACTTCGGCTCGAAGGAGGCGCTGTATCGGGCCGTCTTCGCCCGCCGGGCGGATGCGCTGGCCCTGGCACGCGGCACGGCGCTCGGCGTGGCGATGGCCGTGTCCGCGCCCGATATCCGTGCGGTGGTCGAAGCCTTCATCGGCCCTTCCGTGCGCCAGCGTTTCGCGGAAGGCGTTCAAGGGGCGGCGTTCGCGCAGCTGACGGCCCGCGAGGCGGTCGATCCGCGCGAGGCCGCGCGCGGCGTATTGGCCGAGCATTTCGACCCCACGGCCAGCGATTTCCTGGCGGCATTTGCGCGGCTCTACCCGGGTTCATCCCCCGCTTGCCGCGTCGATGCCTATCTTTTCATGGTTGGAGCGCTGGTCATGACGATGGCGTCCGGCGACCGCGCCGCACGGCTCGATCAGGAGCGCCGTGATGCCCCCCCAGGCGAGAACACCGAGCTATTGCTCGAACATCTCATCACATTCTGCGCTGCCGGAATTGTCGGGTTGCTGGCGAGAAGGAACGGCGGATCGGCCGGGGCCTGA
- a CDS encoding ABC transporter substrate-binding protein → MIDRRTLLALAAGTVAGIGQGFAQSTTLRIGYVPVIGASALFVVAGDGSARDAGLDLKLSKFDSGPNAIQAFASGTIDILVIGVAPVAVARARGLDTAIITAAAVGGAAFMAGPTLAKAFAENGNDPAKAFAAFNAATGRKAKLGTLPPGGVPTVALHHWLWKVGKVERSDVEIANMGIEGVQQAMLTGAIDGGTLLEPSVTVVSERDPRIKRIVNSPDMFPNIPGVVVAASGDLLKNRPDLAERFVGLFHRATEQIRSEPAKAAPLVLAVLGGGLVEEGTIARALTSPAVSFVNDPGRIRGATEELLAYQVELGDFPQAPALDGLFDQALYERGVRTAAR, encoded by the coding sequence ATGATCGACCGCAGAACTCTGCTGGCTCTGGCGGCCGGTACCGTGGCCGGGATCGGTCAGGGCTTCGCTCAAAGCACGACGCTGCGCATCGGCTATGTGCCGGTCATCGGAGCGAGCGCCCTGTTCGTCGTCGCAGGAGACGGATCGGCACGAGATGCCGGCCTCGACCTCAAGCTCAGCAAGTTCGACTCCGGCCCGAACGCCATCCAGGCCTTCGCCTCCGGGACGATCGACATCCTGGTCATCGGCGTCGCTCCGGTGGCCGTCGCCCGCGCCCGCGGACTCGACACCGCGATCATCACTGCCGCTGCCGTCGGCGGTGCCGCCTTCATGGCGGGTCCCACCCTGGCCAAGGCCTTCGCCGAAAATGGCAACGACCCGGCCAAGGCCTTTGCCGCCTTCAACGCTGCGACGGGCCGCAAGGCCAAGTTGGGCACACTGCCGCCCGGCGGCGTGCCGACGGTCGCCCTTCACCATTGGCTCTGGAAAGTCGGCAAGGTCGAGCGATCCGACGTCGAGATCGCCAATATGGGCATCGAGGGGGTGCAACAGGCCATGCTGACGGGCGCCATCGATGGCGGCACGCTGCTCGAGCCTTCGGTCACGGTTGTTTCCGAGCGGGACCCGCGCATCAAGCGCATCGTCAATTCGCCGGACATGTTCCCGAACATTCCAGGTGTCGTCGTCGCGGCATCGGGCGACCTCCTCAAGAACCGGCCCGATCTGGCCGAGCGTTTCGTCGGCCTCTTCCATCGAGCGACCGAGCAGATTCGCAGCGAGCCGGCCAAGGCGGCGCCGCTCGTGCTCGCCGTTCTCGGCGGCGGCCTGGTCGAGGAGGGCACGATCGCGCGAGCCCTGACCTCGCCGGCAGTGAGCTTCGTCAACGACCCCGGCAGGATTCGCGGGGCAACCGAGGAGCTGCTCGCCTATCAGGTGGAACTCGGCGACTTCCCCCAGGCCCCGGCGCTCGACGGCCTGTTCGATCAGGCTCTCTACGAACGCGGCGTGCGGACCGCAGCGCGCTGA
- the malQ gene encoding 4-alpha-glucanotransferase yields MTDDILRQLAMRAGIAPEWTDQTGTLRQVSPDSLRAILLALGLPTAGDEALRNSLAAIEANPLSGSANFVTARVGRPVDLPVAGEAGMTVETVREDGTRRTVTADRSGDRLSLPAFDEPGYHSIQLDSGTITVAVAPARCITFPDLSGGRAGWGLAAQIYSLRSDNDGGIGNFAGVAALGRAAAAQGADTLAISPVHALYGALPAQFSPYSPSTRLFYNPLHADPVAALPDGLIRDVIARQGLAEEMERLSGLGQIDWLAATPLKQRFLRGLFDGLLGADSGSEAGVAFQRFADEASPLLRSHAIFEVLHAAELARDPTLRSWRDWLPGYRDPDGAEVGAFAGAHASDVNYQIFLQWLTSCSYAGAQRACRDAGMTVGLIADLAIGMDGSGSHAWSRQDEILHGLSIGAPPDYYAADGQNWALTTFSPRGLAASGYAPFIETLRASLRHVGGIRIDHVMGMSRLWLIPEGAGALDGAYVSFPSETLFRLIALESWRHRAIVIGEDLGTLPYGFRDYLREQGVAGLRVLRFERTEHGYVRPWDWDPQAVALTSTHDLVPTAGWWAGSDIDPADGAEPENARAWERGVLWGAFQDAGLAEGERPAPDDTAPVVDAAIRYIAATPCTLKIVPIEDALGLRVQPNVPGTTIEKPNWRHRLDGDAGNLLDDEGVRRRLALLGPAQSA; encoded by the coding sequence ATGACCGACGACATCCTGCGCCAGCTCGCCATGCGCGCCGGCATCGCGCCCGAATGGACCGACCAGACCGGCACGCTGCGCCAGGTCTCGCCGGACAGCCTGCGCGCCATCCTGCTGGCGCTTGGTCTGCCCACGGCTGGCGACGAGGCCCTGCGCAACTCGCTCGCTGCCATCGAAGCCAACCCGCTCTCGGGTTCGGCGAATTTCGTGACCGCCCGTGTCGGCCGACCGGTCGACCTGCCGGTGGCAGGCGAAGCCGGCATGACTGTCGAGACGGTTCGGGAGGACGGAACGCGCCGCACCGTCACGGCCGACAGATCGGGAGATCGCCTGTCCCTGCCCGCCTTCGACGAGCCGGGCTACCACAGCATCCAGCTCGACAGCGGGACCATCACAGTTGCGGTCGCCCCGGCGCGCTGCATCACCTTCCCGGATCTGTCGGGCGGGCGCGCCGGCTGGGGGCTGGCCGCCCAGATCTATTCCCTGCGCAGCGACAATGACGGCGGCATCGGCAATTTCGCCGGGGTTGCCGCGCTCGGGCGCGCCGCCGCCGCCCAGGGCGCCGACACCTTGGCGATCAGCCCCGTCCACGCGCTCTACGGCGCCCTGCCCGCCCAGTTCAGCCCTTACTCCCCTTCGACACGGCTCTTCTACAACCCTCTTCATGCCGATCCCGTCGCGGCGCTGCCGGACGGCCTGATCCGCGATGTCATCGCGCGCCAAGGACTCGCGGAGGAGATGGAGCGGCTCTCCGGCCTCGGCCAGATCGACTGGCTTGCCGCGACCCCACTGAAACAGCGCTTCCTGCGGGGGCTGTTCGATGGGTTGCTCGGCGCTGACAGCGGCAGCGAGGCCGGCGTGGCCTTTCAGCGCTTTGCCGACGAGGCCTCCCCCTTGCTGCGCTCTCACGCGATCTTCGAGGTGCTGCACGCAGCTGAGCTGGCGCGCGACCCGACATTGCGGAGCTGGCGCGATTGGCTCCCGGGCTATCGCGACCCCGACGGTGCCGAGGTCGGTGCGTTCGCCGGGGCCCATGCGAGCGATGTGAACTACCAAATCTTCCTGCAATGGCTCACGAGCTGCTCCTACGCGGGAGCCCAGCGCGCGTGCCGGGATGCCGGCATGACGGTCGGCCTCATCGCCGATCTGGCCATCGGCATGGACGGGTCCGGCAGCCATGCCTGGAGCCGTCAGGACGAGATCCTGCACGGGCTCAGCATCGGCGCGCCGCCCGACTACTACGCCGCCGACGGCCAGAACTGGGCCTTGACCACCTTCTCCCCGCGCGGCCTCGCGGCAAGCGGCTACGCGCCTTTCATCGAAACCCTGCGCGCGAGCCTGCGCCATGTCGGCGGCATCCGCATCGACCACGTCATGGGCATGAGCCGCCTCTGGCTCATCCCCGAGGGTGCGGGCGCACTCGACGGCGCCTATGTCAGCTTTCCCTCGGAAACGCTGTTCCGGCTGATCGCGCTCGAATCCTGGCGGCACCGTGCCATCGTCATCGGGGAGGATCTGGGCACCCTGCCCTACGGCTTCCGCGACTATCTGCGCGAGCAGGGCGTCGCCGGCCTGCGCGTATTGCGCTTCGAGCGCACCGAGCATGGCTATGTCCGGCCCTGGGACTGGGATCCGCAGGCGGTCGCTTTGACGAGCACGCATGATCTCGTGCCGACTGCAGGTTGGTGGGCAGGCTCGGATATCGATCCGGCCGATGGCGCCGAACCGGAAAATGCCCGTGCATGGGAGCGCGGCGTGCTTTGGGGTGCCTTTCAGGATGCCGGACTGGCCGAGGGCGAGCGCCCTGCTCCCGATGACACCGCTCCGGTGGTGGACGCGGCGATCCGTTATATCGCCGCGACACCCTGCACGCTGAAGATCGTGCCGATAGAGGATGCGCTCGGCCTGCGCGTGCAGCCCAACGTCCCCGGCACGACGATCGAGAAGCCCAATTGGCGCCACCGGCTGGATGGCGATGCCGGGAATCTGCTCGACGACGAAGGCGTGCGCCGCAGGCTCGCCCTGCTCGGCCCTGCCCAATCCGCTTGA
- the glgB gene encoding 1,4-alpha-glucan branching protein GlgB, protein MRQTLPPLPSLSLHEVDLLEQARHPDPFAVLGRHAFEGGHFVRAFLPGTNYVELVTGEGDDRKSVAMIGLGNSIFQAIAPADEPYRLRISWPDGIVEAADPYAFGLLLSEEDIYLFAEGRHFDLSTRLGANPRSFDGVDGVLFAVWAPNASHVSVVGDFNGWDARRHAMRRRLGPGIWELFIPGIGPGAVYKYAITGSHGEQLPWKADPLGRRHELPPRTGSIVAAAPAFTWTDAEWLKHRENATPMNEPLAAYEVHVGSWLRTEWGQLGSWEEATDRLIPYLQYMGFTHVELLPITEHPFGGSWGYQPLGLFAPTARLGSPEDFARFVDRCHAAGIGVILDWVPAHFPSDDHGIARFDGTALYEHEDPRQGFHRDWNTLIYNVGRREVRGFLIASALWWLETFHLDGLRVDAVASMLYRDYSRPPGEWVPNHLGGRENFEAISFFQELNTLVGARSRGAITIAEESTAWPGVTSPVHHGGLGFHFKWNMGWMHDTLRYFARDPIHRGFHGDDVTFGLIYAFSENFVLPISHDEVVHGKGSLLGRMPGDDWQRFANLRLCLALMWTHPGKKLLFMGCEFGQEDEWNVDAPFPWPADDDVRRRGAMQLMRDLNALYRATPALYRLDHSPDGFDWVIADDNVNAIFAFARSAGDDRPPLLVVSNMTPVPRHDYRVGVPASGLWAERLNSDAAAYGGSDLGNGGQVVAEPVAAHGQTQSLSLTLPPLSLVVLEHAGPARKI, encoded by the coding sequence ATGCGCCAGACTTTGCCTCCCCTGCCCAGCTTGTCCTTGCATGAGGTCGATCTCCTCGAGCAGGCGCGGCATCCCGACCCCTTCGCCGTGCTCGGCCGCCACGCCTTCGAGGGCGGCCATTTCGTGCGGGCCTTCCTGCCCGGCACCAACTATGTCGAGCTCGTCACCGGAGAGGGCGACGATCGCAAATCCGTCGCCATGATCGGCCTGGGCAACAGCATATTCCAGGCCATCGCGCCGGCTGACGAGCCCTATCGGCTCCGGATTTCCTGGCCGGACGGCATCGTCGAGGCGGCCGACCCCTACGCCTTCGGCCTGCTGCTCTCGGAGGAGGACATCTACCTCTTCGCCGAGGGACGGCATTTCGATCTGTCGACCCGGCTCGGCGCCAATCCGCGCAGCTTCGACGGCGTCGACGGCGTCCTCTTCGCCGTCTGGGCGCCGAACGCCTCTCATGTCTCGGTCGTCGGCGACTTCAACGGCTGGGATGCCCGCCGTCATGCGATGCGCCGCCGCCTCGGCCCCGGCATCTGGGAACTGTTCATCCCCGGCATCGGCCCCGGCGCTGTCTACAAATATGCGATCACCGGCTCCCATGGCGAACAGCTGCCCTGGAAGGCCGATCCGCTCGGCCGGCGGCACGAGCTTCCGCCGCGCACCGGCTCGATCGTCGCAGCGGCACCCGCATTCACCTGGACGGACGCCGAATGGCTGAAGCATCGCGAAAACGCCACTCCGATGAACGAGCCACTTGCGGCCTATGAAGTCCATGTCGGCTCATGGCTGCGGACAGAATGGGGCCAGCTCGGCAGTTGGGAGGAGGCGACGGACAGGCTGATCCCCTATCTGCAGTATATGGGCTTCACCCATGTCGAATTGCTGCCGATCACGGAGCACCCGTTCGGGGGCTCATGGGGCTATCAGCCGCTCGGGCTGTTCGCGCCGACCGCCCGGCTCGGCTCTCCGGAGGATTTCGCCCGCTTCGTCGATCGCTGCCACGCCGCCGGCATCGGGGTGATCCTCGATTGGGTGCCGGCGCATTTTCCATCGGACGATCACGGCATTGCCCGTTTCGACGGCACCGCGCTCTATGAGCACGAGGACCCGCGACAGGGCTTCCACCGCGACTGGAACACGCTGATCTACAATGTCGGCCGGCGCGAGGTGCGTGGCTTCCTGATCGCCTCGGCGCTGTGGTGGCTGGAGACCTTCCATCTCGATGGCCTGCGCGTCGATGCCGTCGCGTCCATGCTCTATCGCGACTACAGCCGCCCGCCCGGCGAATGGGTGCCCAACCATCTCGGCGGACGCGAGAATTTCGAGGCGATCTCGTTCTTCCAGGAACTCAACACGCTGGTCGGCGCTCGCAGCCGCGGGGCCATCACCATCGCCGAGGAATCGACGGCATGGCCCGGCGTGACCTCTCCCGTCCACCATGGCGGGCTCGGGTTCCACTTCAAATGGAACATGGGCTGGATGCACGATACCCTGCGCTATTTCGCGCGCGATCCGATCCATCGCGGCTTTCACGGCGACGACGTCACCTTCGGGCTGATCTACGCCTTCTCCGAGAACTTCGTGCTGCCGATCTCCCATGACGAGGTCGTGCACGGCAAAGGATCGCTGCTCGGCCGCATGCCCGGCGACGATTGGCAGCGCTTCGCGAATTTGCGCCTCTGCCTTGCGCTGATGTGGACGCATCCGGGCAAGAAGCTGCTCTTCATGGGTTGCGAGTTCGGCCAGGAAGACGAGTGGAACGTCGATGCTCCCTTCCCCTGGCCCGCCGATGACGACGTCCGGCGTCGCGGTGCGATGCAGCTGATGCGCGATCTCAATGCGCTCTATCGCGCGACCCCGGCGCTCTATCGCCTGGACCACAGCCCCGATGGCTTCGACTGGGTCATCGCGGACGACAACGTCAACGCCATCTTCGCCTTCGCGCGATCTGCCGGGGACGATCGGCCGCCCCTGCTCGTCGTCTCGAACATGACGCCGGTCCCGCGCCACGATTATCGCGTCGGCGTCCCCGCTTCAGGCCTTTGGGCGGAACGGCTCAACAGCGACGCGGCCGCCTATGGCGGCTCGGACCTGGGCAATGGCGGGCAGGTTGTGGCTGAGCCCGTGGCCGCGCATGGGCAGACGCAATCATTGTCATTGACCCTGCCGCCGCTGTCTCTGGTCGTGCTGGAACATGCCGGCCCGGCGCGCAAGATCTGA
- a CDS encoding DUF2934 domain-containing protein, whose translation MSREQIVRDTAYAIWEAEGKPEGRDTEHWRQAEQRVTASVDKAPKAKAPVKGKVTPDADGKPKAQAPLKAAATKAAPGKAASTKKV comes from the coding sequence ATGAGCCGGGAGCAGATCGTCCGCGATACCGCCTATGCGATCTGGGAGGCGGAGGGCAAGCCGGAGGGGCGCGATACCGAGCATTGGCGTCAGGCCGAGCAGCGCGTCACCGCGAGCGTCGACAAAGCCCCCAAAGCGAAAGCGCCTGTGAAGGGCAAGGTCACGCCTGACGCCGATGGCAAGCCGAAGGCGCAGGCGCCCCTCAAGGCCGCTGCGACGAAAGCCGCGCCCGGCAAAGCCGCATCGACGAAGAAAGTCTGA
- the glgA gene encoding glycogen synthase GlgA, with amino-acid sequence MADVLKQAETETVSSTSGHALTYAQAVRHEPAEAPSPIAAATKLLFVTSEMGDFIKAGGLGEVSTALPRQLRGFCDVRVLIPGFRQVRAARPAMDIVRTMPRTASLPPWSLGRFATADGLTIYAVLCDELYDREGSPYGPFGGGDFGDNDVRFGRLSLAAAEIAAGEADPNWKPDIIHVNDWPSALAAGYLRWKGLATPSILTIHNLAYQGLYQPQRMAALGIPDLAFHVNGAEFHGKISFLKSGIFYGSHVTTVSETYAQEITTPEHGCGLEGLLKTRMDEGRLTGIVNGIDDSWNALIEGGKTSEQIIRQWKRRNAAEIRKVFELPDSRGPLFSIVSRLVHQKGIDLSLEAAETIVRQGGQLVVTGRGEPRIEEAVEKLARQYPRSVAARIGFDDGEARRLFAASDFLLMPSRFEPCGLSQMYAQRSGALPIAYRTGGLVDTIEDGLSGFLFSSLTGAGLTGAVTRALEAYRSKRDFRQMREHAMAKRFDWRRPTFRYADVYARALAA; translated from the coding sequence ATGGCCGATGTGCTGAAGCAGGCTGAGACCGAGACCGTCTCGTCCACGTCAGGCCACGCCCTCACCTATGCCCAGGCCGTCAGGCATGAACCCGCCGAAGCGCCTTCGCCTATAGCGGCTGCGACCAAACTCCTCTTCGTCACCTCCGAGATGGGGGATTTCATCAAGGCCGGCGGGCTCGGAGAGGTCTCCACGGCACTGCCGCGTCAGTTGCGCGGATTCTGCGACGTCCGCGTTCTGATCCCCGGGTTCCGCCAGGTGCGGGCTGCCAGGCCGGCCATGGACATCGTGCGGACGATGCCGCGCACGGCGAGCCTGCCGCCCTGGTCGCTCGGGCGCTTCGCCACCGCAGACGGCCTCACGATCTACGCCGTGCTCTGCGATGAACTCTATGATCGGGAAGGATCGCCCTACGGGCCTTTCGGAGGCGGGGATTTCGGCGACAACGACGTCCGTTTCGGCCGGCTATCGCTCGCAGCCGCGGAAATCGCCGCCGGTGAAGCCGACCCGAACTGGAAGCCGGACATCATCCACGTCAACGACTGGCCGTCCGCGCTCGCGGCCGGGTATCTGCGATGGAAGGGCTTGGCTACCCCGTCGATCCTGACGATCCACAACCTCGCCTATCAGGGCCTCTACCAGCCGCAGCGCATGGCCGCGCTCGGCATCCCCGACCTCGCTTTCCACGTCAACGGCGCCGAATTCCACGGCAAGATCTCGTTCCTGAAGAGCGGCATCTTCTACGGCTCCCACGTCACCACCGTCAGCGAAACCTACGCCCAGGAAATCACCACGCCGGAGCATGGCTGCGGCCTCGAAGGGCTCCTGAAGACGCGCATGGACGAGGGCCGCCTCACCGGCATCGTCAACGGCATCGACGATAGCTGGAACGCGCTGATCGAAGGCGGCAAGACCAGCGAGCAGATCATCCGGCAGTGGAAGCGGCGCAATGCCGCTGAAATCCGCAAGGTCTTTGAACTGCCCGACTCGCGCGGCCCGCTGTTCTCCATCGTCTCGCGCCTCGTCCATCAGAAGGGCATCGACCTGTCGCTGGAAGCGGCGGAGACCATCGTCAGGCAAGGCGGCCAGCTCGTCGTCACCGGCCGTGGCGAGCCGCGCATCGAGGAGGCGGTCGAGAAGCTGGCGCGACAGTATCCCCGCTCGGTCGCCGCTCGCATCGGCTTCGACGATGGCGAGGCGCGGCGCCTCTTCGCGGCGAGCGACTTCCTGCTGATGCCCTCCCGCTTCGAACCCTGTGGCCTGAGCCAGATGTACGCCCAACGCTCCGGCGCCCTGCCGATCGCCTATCGTACCGGCGGGCTCGTCGACACGATCGAGGATGGGCTTTCGGGCTTCCTGTTCTCGTCGCTGACCGGGGCGGGGCTTACCGGCGCCGTCACGCGCGCCCTCGAAGCCTATCGCTCGAAGCGCGACTTCCGGCAGATGCGCGAGCACGCGATGGCCAAGCGCTTCGACTGGCGCCGCCCCACTTTCCGCTATGCCGATGTGTACGCTCGAGCCCTGGCCGCTTGA
- the glgX gene encoding glycogen debranching protein GlgX, producing the protein MARTSIDPSEIKPGHISELGATCDGEGTNFALFSAHAERVELCLFDESGKTETARITLPEYTDEVFHGYLPGIGPGQRYGYRVHGRFAPEEGHRFNPNKLLLDPYAREFSGALDWNDAHYCYEIGAGKDRDLSFSELDSAPFTPKCVVVDWKADPKRPASPAVEWDRTIFYEAHVRGFTQLHPAVPEDKRGTFDGLGEKAVIDYIKALGVTTVELLPVHAYLDDHHLVAKGLSNYWGYNSIGFFAPMARYLGRAGLSSFRDMVRKFHDAGLEVVLDVVYNHTAEGNELGPTLSFKGIDNFSYYRTMPKEPRFYINDTGTGNTVNTSHPRVLQMVMDSLRYWVEVMEVDGFRFDLGTILGREPHGFDPRGGFFDAIGQDPVLRKVKLVGEPWDIGPGGYQVGSFPPGWAEWNDKYRDTVRAYWKGEEGIIRDLAARVTGSGDIYDQRGRRPWAGVNFLTAHDGFTLNDLVSYNDKHNEPNGEDNKDGHGHNLSFNYGTEGPTEDEGIIAVRERQKRNLLATLLLSHGTPMLLSGDEHSHSNRGNNNVYAQDNDTAWMRWDEITARDEALASFVKRVIALRTEHPIFRRASFRDGCVLRWVNPAGGDQQEEHWDDPGVLAIGLLMHRPDVEAGGDEALILFNAFDGEVVFKIPARVKPGSWAVVLDTETGPNSDEGRKGVKADQEITLSPRSLIVLM; encoded by the coding sequence ATGGCGCGGACTTCCATCGATCCGAGCGAGATCAAGCCTGGGCATATCAGCGAACTCGGGGCGACCTGCGACGGGGAGGGCACCAACTTCGCGCTGTTCTCGGCCCATGCCGAACGGGTCGAGCTCTGCCTTTTCGACGAGAGCGGCAAGACCGAGACGGCACGCATCACCTTGCCGGAATATACCGACGAGGTCTTTCACGGTTACTTGCCCGGCATCGGCCCGGGGCAGCGCTATGGCTATCGCGTCCATGGCCGCTTCGCGCCCGAAGAGGGGCATCGGTTCAATCCCAACAAGCTGCTGCTCGATCCCTATGCCAGGGAGTTCTCAGGCGCCCTCGACTGGAACGACGCGCATTACTGCTACGAGATCGGAGCTGGAAAGGATCGGGACCTCAGCTTCAGCGAGTTGGACAGCGCCCCGTTCACGCCGAAATGCGTGGTCGTGGACTGGAAGGCCGATCCGAAGCGCCCCGCATCGCCGGCGGTCGAATGGGACCGGACGATCTTCTACGAGGCCCATGTACGCGGCTTCACCCAGCTTCACCCGGCGGTGCCGGAGGACAAGCGCGGCACCTTCGACGGCCTCGGCGAGAAGGCGGTGATCGACTATATCAAGGCACTCGGCGTCACCACGGTCGAGCTTCTGCCGGTGCATGCCTATCTCGACGACCATCACCTCGTCGCCAAGGGCCTGTCGAACTATTGGGGCTACAATAGCATCGGCTTCTTCGCGCCGATGGCGCGCTATCTCGGCCGGGCCGGCCTGTCCTCATTCCGCGACATGGTCCGCAAGTTCCACGATGCCGGGCTCGAGGTCGTGCTGGACGTGGTCTACAACCATACGGCGGAAGGCAACGAGCTCGGGCCGACGCTCTCCTTCAAGGGCATCGACAACTTCTCCTACTACCGGACGATGCCGAAGGAGCCGCGCTTCTACATCAACGACACCGGCACCGGGAACACGGTCAACACTTCCCATCCGCGCGTGCTGCAGATGGTGATGGATTCGCTGCGCTACTGGGTCGAGGTCATGGAAGTCGACGGTTTCCGCTTCGATCTCGGCACGATCCTCGGCCGCGAGCCGCATGGCTTCGACCCGCGCGGCGGCTTCTTCGACGCGATCGGGCAGGACCCGGTGCTGCGCAAGGTCAAGCTGGTCGGCGAGCCCTGGGATATCGGCCCCGGCGGCTATCAGGTCGGCAGCTTCCCACCCGGCTGGGCCGAATGGAACGACAAGTACCGCGATACCGTGCGGGCCTATTGGAAGGGCGAGGAAGGCATCATCCGCGACCTCGCCGCGCGGGTCACGGGCTCTGGTGACATCTACGATCAGCGCGGCCGCAGACCCTGGGCCGGAGTGAACTTCCTGACCGCGCATGACGGCTTCACGCTCAATGACCTCGTTTCCTACAACGACAAGCACAACGAGCCGAACGGCGAGGACAACAAGGACGGCCACGGCCACAATCTGTCCTTCAACTATGGCACCGAGGGGCCGACAGAAGACGAGGGCATCATTGCCGTGCGCGAGCGGCAAAAGCGCAATCTGCTGGCGACGCTGCTCCTCTCCCACGGCACGCCAATGCTGCTCTCCGGAGACGAGCATAGCCATTCCAACCGCGGCAACAACAACGTCTACGCCCAGGATAACGACACCGCCTGGATGCGCTGGGACGAGATCACCGCTCGCGACGAGGCGCTTGCCAGCTTCGTGAAGCGCGTGATCGCGCTGCGGACGGAGCATCCGATCTTCCGCCGGGCATCCTTCCGCGACGGCTGCGTGCTGCGCTGGGTCAATCCGGCCGGCGGCGACCAGCAGGAGGAGCACTGGGATGACCCGGGCGTGCTCGCGATCGGTCTGCTGATGCATAGGCCCGATGTCGAGGCCGGGGGCGACGAGGCGCTGATCCTGTTCAATGCCTTCGATGGCGAGGTCGTGTTCAAGATTCCGGCGCGGGTGAAGCCGGGCTCCTGGGCAGTGGTGCTGGATACAGAGACCGGCCCTAACTCGGACGAAGGCCGCAAAGGGGTGAAGGCCGATCAGGAGATCACGCTGTCGCCGCGCTCGCTGATCGTCCTGATGTGA